One genomic segment of Gemmatimonadales bacterium includes these proteins:
- a CDS encoding DUF4440 domain-containing protein: MRIELAIAATLALVGCAPAAPPLPDPDAVRASLMAADEAFAAATAERGLEGWMAAFDSSAIQMEPDVRFTPGIGAIRASMAPAFADTTFRLTWRPTMAFASAAGDLGYTLGVWQSRHYNAEGKAAVATGKYVTIWRKQADGSWKVVFDGGNPDSAPRLDNL, from the coding sequence ATGCGCATCGAACTCGCTATCGCCGCGACGCTTGCTCTGGTCGGCTGCGCACCCGCCGCTCCACCGCTTCCCGATCCAGACGCGGTGCGTGCCTCGTTGATGGCCGCCGATGAGGCGTTCGCCGCGGCGACCGCCGAGCGCGGCCTGGAGGGATGGATGGCGGCGTTCGACAGCTCCGCCATTCAGATGGAGCCCGACGTGCGGTTCACACCGGGGATCGGGGCGATTCGCGCCTCGATGGCTCCCGCCTTCGCCGACACCACCTTCCGCCTCACCTGGCGGCCCACGATGGCCTTTGCAAGCGCCGCGGGCGACCTCGGTTACACGCTGGGTGTCTGGCAGAGCCGGCATTACAACGCCGAAGGGAAGGCGGCGGTCGCGACCGGGAAGTACGTCACGATCTGGCGGAAACAGGCAGACGGAAGCTGGAAGGTCGTCTTCGACGGCGGAAATCCGGATTCGGCGCCTCGCCTCGACAACTTGTGA
- a CDS encoding LD-carboxypeptidase: MGSKDFVRPPVLAAGSRVALIAPAGPLLEHDDLLRGEELCRALGFEPVLGPNAYRHYGYLAGTDEQRLSDLNAAIADPRIDGVWCLRGGYGMTRILDGVDFSPLKRRPKAIIGFSDITALLNAAQVEAGLVTFHGPMARSPLTPFSRWHFDRVLGAVNAAGRLGRVAPPADVLVPTDHRIVTLIPGQATGQLVGGNLTLLICLVGTRYFPKLDGKILFIEDVGEDLYSVDRMLAQLRSIGALQRVAGIIVGQFTELKRGTGDGALGFDEVLTTYFAPLQVPVAYGFPIGHVDDQWTLPLGVDVRLDATAGEVEILDGAVR, from the coding sequence ATGGGGTCAAAGGATTTCGTCAGACCGCCGGTGCTGGCCGCCGGAAGCCGGGTGGCGCTCATTGCGCCGGCCGGCCCGCTGCTGGAGCACGATGACCTGCTGCGCGGGGAGGAACTCTGCCGGGCGCTCGGTTTCGAACCGGTGCTTGGGCCGAATGCCTACCGGCACTACGGATACCTGGCTGGTACGGACGAACAGCGCCTCAGCGACCTCAACGCCGCCATTGCCGATCCGCGCATCGACGGCGTCTGGTGCCTCCGTGGCGGCTACGGCATGACCCGCATCCTCGACGGCGTGGACTTCAGTCCGCTCAAGCGACGGCCCAAGGCCATCATCGGGTTCTCGGACATCACGGCGCTGCTCAATGCGGCGCAGGTGGAGGCGGGGCTGGTCACCTTTCACGGCCCGATGGCCCGCTCCCCGTTGACCCCGTTCAGTCGTTGGCACTTCGACCGGGTTCTCGGTGCGGTGAATGCCGCCGGTCGCCTCGGCCGGGTGGCTCCACCCGCCGATGTGCTCGTGCCCACCGATCATCGGATCGTGACGCTCATTCCTGGGCAGGCCACGGGCCAGCTCGTCGGTGGCAACCTGACGCTGTTGATCTGCCTCGTCGGGACCCGCTACTTCCCGAAACTGGACGGAAAGATCCTGTTCATCGAGGATGTGGGCGAGGACCTCTATTCCGTCGATCGCATGCTTGCGCAATTGCGCTCCATCGGCGCGCTGCAGCGCGTGGCCGGCATCATCGTCGGGCAGTTCACGGAACTCAAGCGGGGCACTGGCGACGGTGCGCTCGGCTTCGACGAGGTCCTGACCACGTACTTTGCGCCCCTCCAGGTCCCCGTGGCCTACGGCTTCCCCATCGGACACGTCGATGATCAGTGGACGCTCCCGCTTGGCGTGGACGTCCGTCTGGACGCGACCGCGGGCGAAGTCGAAATCCTCGACGGGGCGGTGAGGTAG
- a CDS encoding type IIL restriction-modification enzyme MmeI, which translates to MHSGHALQSILALHDLPHLVASFGHEPLWEPLDVAGLDLGRRSDPPLEAAIVGRLGRFTWYAVASNNPAQQASRMARRLAERGRMCGVLGLDHAERKLAVSVAFDETPTLVVDLAHPSQLATCCLARIGAAQSGGCLGIASRTAEALSGASVGRQFFAAFRATLDRLMGALPTAMPERHRHELGLLQLTRVLFLYFVQAKGWLDGSDHFLRRHVDACLFHRRSIHRHLLRPLFFGTLNQPYHRRHATARAFGRIPFLNGGLFEQHPLERRHRPDIPDGIWRDAFDTLFERYHFTTSEEAPGAIAPDMLGRVFEGVMEPGARKQSGTFYTPRALVRGVLDAALAGFVGGRLGIPEAEALRRLETGEVRAVQLLDDITILDPAAGSGAFLLGALERLTALHSGAGRAVSPRQIVARNLFGVDLNPAAVRLCELRLWLAILSAEPAGPPDQVEPLPNLDAYVRQGDSLADPLRLMLRHPLRASRQAAALEAARRAAAVASGVPKRDAFRLLRRVERDAALERLDQAILEREREVHRRLDAARAPTLFGERQGLDRRARRLLGAARTELKALRVSRRRLREDGVAPSFDFDVHFGDVTARGGFDLVVGNPPWVRAEALPPGTRAVLRERFRWWRSGRGPGYGHQPDLAVAFLERGWELTRPGGVMAMLVPAKIATAAYGTAARAALGEHGTLLSITDLTRDPAAAFEATTYPLAIVARASPAPAGHTPQLGLHPGARTPSPPAIHPGAPWILHTAGLQQTLTHLRQLPQLSESVRIRLGVKTGANHLFLSPDTEIEPELVRPVLRGKDLRPFKGSPSSHMIWTHDTLGSVLPTLPPHAARHFARHLVALRSRCDDGGRVPWTLFRAIAGGRVPRVVWPDLSLRLEAACLVSEDELQWVPLNSCYVVLTKSAENALALCGWLNSTWARAVARATADPASGGYARFNARAVGGIPLPPEALLDERLAMLTNRGRAGKEVQGEIDDVVAEWLQLRPHDRRVLSEVVGVGSTRRR; encoded by the coding sequence GTGCACTCAGGCCACGCCCTGCAATCCATCCTCGCCCTTCACGACCTGCCGCACCTCGTCGCCTCCTTCGGCCACGAGCCGCTGTGGGAGCCGCTGGATGTGGCCGGCCTGGACCTCGGCCGCCGATCCGACCCGCCACTGGAGGCCGCGATCGTGGGCCGGCTTGGCAGATTCACCTGGTACGCGGTGGCATCGAACAACCCGGCACAGCAGGCCTCCCGGATGGCACGACGGCTGGCCGAACGCGGACGAATGTGCGGTGTGCTTGGGCTGGACCACGCCGAGCGGAAGCTCGCCGTGTCCGTCGCATTCGACGAGACACCGACCCTTGTAGTAGACCTGGCGCACCCCAGCCAGCTGGCCACCTGCTGTCTTGCCCGCATCGGCGCCGCCCAGTCCGGCGGTTGCCTCGGCATTGCCTCCCGCACGGCGGAGGCGCTCTCCGGCGCCAGCGTCGGCAGGCAATTCTTCGCTGCGTTCCGTGCAACCCTCGACCGCCTCATGGGCGCGTTGCCCACCGCGATGCCGGAGCGACACCGCCACGAGTTGGGGCTGCTGCAACTCACCCGGGTTCTCTTTCTCTATTTCGTGCAGGCGAAGGGGTGGCTCGACGGCTCCGATCATTTCCTGCGCAGGCACGTGGACGCCTGTCTGTTCCACCGGCGATCGATTCACCGGCACCTCCTGCGGCCACTCTTCTTCGGCACCTTGAACCAACCGTACCATCGGCGACATGCCACGGCCCGTGCGTTCGGACGGATCCCGTTCCTGAACGGAGGCCTGTTCGAACAGCATCCCCTGGAGAGGCGGCACCGGCCCGACATCCCGGACGGCATCTGGCGAGACGCCTTCGACACCCTGTTCGAACGCTATCACTTCACAACTTCCGAGGAGGCTCCGGGCGCGATCGCGCCGGACATGCTGGGACGGGTATTCGAGGGGGTGATGGAACCAGGCGCCCGAAAGCAGAGCGGAACCTTCTACACCCCTCGGGCTCTCGTCCGCGGCGTGTTGGACGCCGCGCTTGCCGGTTTCGTCGGCGGACGGCTGGGCATTCCGGAGGCCGAAGCGCTTCGACGACTCGAAACGGGGGAGGTGCGCGCGGTTCAACTGCTCGATGACATCACCATACTTGACCCCGCCGCAGGCTCAGGTGCCTTTCTCCTCGGCGCCCTGGAGCGACTGACCGCGCTCCACTCCGGGGCTGGGCGGGCCGTGTCCCCACGGCAGATCGTCGCACGCAACCTGTTTGGCGTGGATCTCAACCCGGCGGCCGTTCGCCTCTGCGAGCTCCGCCTCTGGCTGGCAATTCTCAGTGCGGAGCCCGCCGGCCCCCCGGATCAGGTCGAGCCGCTGCCGAATCTCGACGCCTACGTCCGGCAGGGTGACAGCCTCGCCGATCCCCTCCGCCTGATGTTGCGGCATCCACTGCGCGCGTCTCGCCAGGCAGCCGCCCTCGAGGCGGCGCGGCGTGCGGCCGCCGTCGCCAGCGGCGTTCCCAAGCGCGACGCATTTCGATTGCTCCGCCGCGTGGAGCGCGACGCTGCGCTGGAACGACTTGACCAGGCCATCCTCGAACGAGAACGGGAGGTGCACCGACGGCTGGACGCGGCCCGAGCCCCCACCCTCTTCGGAGAACGGCAGGGCCTGGATCGACGCGCCCGCCGCCTGCTTGGCGCTGCGCGCACCGAACTCAAGGCACTCCGCGTATCGAGGCGCCGGCTTCGGGAGGATGGAGTTGCCCCATCGTTCGACTTCGACGTCCACTTCGGCGATGTGACGGCGCGGGGAGGGTTCGACCTCGTGGTTGGCAACCCGCCCTGGGTCCGCGCCGAAGCGTTGCCGCCCGGCACTCGCGCGGTCTTGCGAGAGCGGTTCCGCTGGTGGCGCTCCGGGCGCGGACCCGGCTACGGCCATCAGCCCGACCTCGCCGTGGCGTTTCTTGAACGCGGATGGGAATTGACCCGGCCCGGCGGTGTCATGGCGATGCTGGTGCCGGCCAAGATCGCGACCGCAGCCTATGGCACGGCGGCGCGCGCCGCGCTAGGCGAGCACGGCACCCTGCTCTCGATCACCGACCTGACCCGGGATCCTGCGGCGGCGTTCGAGGCGACGACCTATCCGCTGGCCATTGTCGCCCGGGCAAGTCCGGCGCCCGCCGGCCACACTCCGCAACTCGGGCTGCACCCCGGAGCCCGAACCCCGTCGCCGCCCGCCATCCATCCGGGGGCGCCGTGGATACTTCACACGGCCGGGCTCCAGCAGACGCTCACGCATCTGAGGCAGCTGCCCCAGCTATCTGAGTCGGTTCGGATCCGGCTGGGAGTCAAGACCGGTGCGAATCATCTCTTCCTCTCCCCGGACACAGAGATTGAGCCGGAACTGGTGAGGCCGGTCCTGCGCGGCAAGGACCTCCGTCCGTTCAAGGGGAGTCCTTCCAGCCACATGATCTGGACGCATGACACGCTGGGCTCCGTGCTCCCCACCCTGCCACCCCATGCGGCCCGCCACTTCGCTCGTCATCTCGTGGCGCTGCGCTCCCGGTGCGACGATGGCGGTCGAGTGCCGTGGACGCTCTTTCGCGCCATCGCGGGCGGGCGGGTACCACGCGTGGTGTGGCCGGACCTCTCCCTCCGCCTCGAAGCAGCCTGTCTGGTGAGTGAGGACGAGCTTCAGTGGGTGCCCTTGAACAGTTGCTACGTGGTGCTGACCAAGTCCGCAGAAAACGCGCTGGCGCTCTGCGGCTGGCTCAACTCAACCTGGGCCAGGGCGGTCGCCCGGGCGACGGCCGACCCTGCCAGCGGAGGATACGCGCGGTTCAATGCCCGAGCGGTCGGAGGCATCCCGCTGCCACCGGAGGCACTGCTGGATGAACGGCTGGCGATGCTCACAAACCGAGGCCGCGCCGGGAAGGAAGTTCAGGGTGAAATCGACGACGTGGTCGCGGAATGGTTGCAGCTTCGTCCGCACGACCGAAGGGTTCTCTCCGAGGTGGTGGGCGTGGGCTCCACGCGTCGTCGCTGA
- a CDS encoding DEAD/DEAH box helicase, which translates to MLCADSVGSGKTFLALAIAQTIGGHSTVCVVPPALQKQWQETARRLGVAVTLWSHSRLSRGLTPPGEPSVVVVDESHHFRNPGIRRYRTLAPWLIGRQVLLLSATPIVNRPRDLFHQLHLGLPDDALADDGTVSLRTAFNRDAIPPALGRFVIQRSFTPATPQRREQSAVLQSGAVPLLPALDGLRLSTHPEVAALVRTVLLHAAASSPGALVAALQRYRLLLLQAQDALAAGIPPDRRSLRRVLGHSHEQLMMWSLLPGADAAGELCLDDLMALTGLLASAREAANRPDAKSIELAEVLHRDVPTLVYVTARETITYLRRHLPDRWLAWCSGQRAGIGATTLPREEVLRWFRPDAPPHPPGVPGRPKTLVTTDVTAEGLDLQGAGRVVHYDLPWTDVRLAQRDGRAIRRGSTHAAVDVVRFLPDRRIERRLRQMSCLTRKSALPAQVGLGPGGRSKWLWRGELAESLTGVAVEGVCAVRASSAGALAGVSLEREGRPAASAVFARTEGSSWRLDAEEIRARLHEAGAGMPLSPPSRMELDECLATLAPHIRSLLRGASQVRVGGLPLGAAALALGKRLRRLAAEAARQRDADLLGVLEHALGFCTRGHTAGEAMLIESLLSLSSSALLARLEHLPPAPTPAPPLRPRLTGLIVFRRT; encoded by the coding sequence GTGCTCTGCGCCGATTCGGTCGGCAGCGGCAAGACCTTCCTCGCGCTCGCCATCGCACAGACGATCGGTGGTCACTCGACCGTCTGCGTCGTTCCTCCGGCGCTCCAGAAGCAATGGCAGGAGACCGCGAGACGGCTCGGCGTGGCCGTCACCCTCTGGTCGCATTCCCGGCTTTCGCGTGGGCTCACCCCGCCGGGAGAGCCCAGTGTTGTCGTCGTGGACGAAAGTCATCACTTCCGCAACCCAGGCATCCGCCGGTATCGCACCCTTGCGCCATGGCTGATCGGCCGACAGGTGCTGCTGCTCAGCGCAACCCCGATCGTCAATCGCCCGCGTGACCTCTTCCACCAGTTGCACCTCGGCCTGCCGGACGATGCCCTGGCCGACGACGGCACCGTCTCGCTCCGGACGGCGTTCAATCGTGACGCCATCCCTCCTGCGCTTGGGCGGTTCGTCATCCAGCGAAGCTTCACACCAGCCACACCACAGCGCCGCGAGCAGTCTGCGGTGCTCCAGAGCGGCGCCGTTCCGCTTCTGCCAGCACTCGATGGACTCAGGCTTTCCACCCACCCCGAGGTGGCCGCGCTGGTGCGTACCGTGTTGTTGCACGCCGCCGCCTCGAGTCCCGGCGCGCTGGTCGCTGCGCTCCAGCGCTACCGGCTCCTTCTCCTCCAGGCACAGGACGCGCTTGCCGCCGGAATTCCACCAGATCGACGTTCCCTCCGGCGGGTACTCGGACATTCACACGAGCAGCTCATGATGTGGTCGCTGTTGCCCGGCGCCGATGCGGCGGGAGAGCTCTGCCTGGATGACCTCATGGCGCTCACCGGCCTCCTTGCGAGCGCGCGGGAGGCCGCGAATCGACCCGACGCAAAGTCGATCGAGCTTGCAGAGGTGCTGCACCGGGATGTGCCGACACTGGTCTATGTCACCGCGCGGGAAACCATCACCTACCTCCGCCGCCACCTGCCAGACCGCTGGCTGGCCTGGTGCAGCGGGCAGCGCGCCGGGATCGGCGCCACCACGCTGCCGCGGGAGGAGGTGCTCCGCTGGTTCCGCCCGGACGCCCCGCCTCACCCGCCTGGCGTCCCCGGACGACCGAAGACGCTGGTGACGACCGACGTCACCGCCGAGGGACTCGACCTGCAGGGGGCAGGGCGCGTCGTGCACTATGACTTGCCGTGGACCGACGTCCGCCTCGCCCAGCGCGACGGCCGGGCGATTCGCCGCGGGTCCACGCATGCCGCGGTAGATGTCGTTCGGTTCCTGCCTGACCGCCGTATCGAGCGCCGATTGCGCCAGATGAGCTGCCTGACACGGAAGTCGGCGCTCCCCGCTCAGGTCGGCCTGGGGCCCGGCGGCCGCTCCAAGTGGCTGTGGCGTGGAGAACTCGCCGAATCGCTGACGGGGGTGGCGGTCGAAGGGGTCTGTGCCGTCCGGGCGTCCAGCGCAGGCGCCTTGGCAGGCGTCTCACTGGAGCGCGAGGGCCGGCCGGCGGCATCCGCTGTTTTCGCCAGGACCGAGGGCTCGTCATGGAGGCTGGATGCCGAAGAGATCCGGGCACGCCTCCACGAGGCGGGGGCGGGCATGCCGCTCTCCCCGCCTTCGCGGATGGAACTCGACGAGTGCCTCGCCACGCTTGCCCCGCATATTCGCTCGCTGCTGCGCGGCGCATCCCAAGTGCGGGTCGGTGGTCTGCCCCTTGGGGCAGCGGCGCTGGCGCTGGGCAAGCGACTTCGGCGGTTGGCCGCAGAGGCCGCTCGGCAGCGAGACGCCGATCTCCTCGGCGTGCTTGAGCACGCGCTCGGATTCTGTACCCGAGGTCATACGGCGGGGGAGGCAATGCTCATCGAATCCCTGCTGTCCCTCAGTAGTTCAGCGCTCCTGGCCAGGTTGGAGCACCTGCCGCCCGCGCCGACGCCCGCACCGCCGCTGCGGCCACGATTGACGGGGCTGATCGTATTTCGGAGAACGTAG
- a CDS encoding alpha/beta hydrolase family protein, which yields MATPSLTRHRLPGYLGEILIDVRTGDRSRPRPAVLVLHGFKGFKDWGMFPPFAERLAKAGFTTVSFNLSGSGVDDTGDVVFPDRFARATFSGDLGDIGRVIEAVATGALDAAPPTSIGFLGHSRGGGLGVLAAAADSRVAALVTWAAISSVNRYSLEEVATWRATGKVDIVNSRTGQVLPMYTDALDDAMAHGKTSLDIRAAASRMSAPWLIVHGTADAVVPLAEAEALHAAGGEGTELLTVPGAGHTFGAVHPWQGPTPEFTGVADASIRFFAKHLLT from the coding sequence GTGGCAACGCCCTCGCTGACTCGTCACCGCCTGCCCGGGTACCTCGGGGAGATTCTCATCGACGTCCGCACCGGCGATCGATCCCGCCCCCGGCCCGCCGTGCTGGTGCTGCACGGGTTCAAGGGATTCAAGGACTGGGGGATGTTTCCCCCGTTCGCCGAACGACTGGCGAAGGCCGGGTTCACGACCGTCAGCTTCAATCTCAGCGGCAGCGGCGTGGACGACACCGGCGATGTCGTCTTTCCCGACCGGTTCGCGCGGGCCACGTTCAGTGGAGACCTGGGGGACATCGGTCGGGTCATCGAGGCCGTCGCGACCGGTGCGCTGGATGCCGCCCCGCCGACGTCGATCGGCTTTCTCGGCCACTCGCGAGGCGGCGGACTCGGCGTGCTCGCGGCCGCGGCGGATTCACGTGTCGCCGCGCTGGTGACATGGGCCGCCATCAGCAGCGTCAACCGGTATTCGCTCGAAGAGGTTGCGACATGGCGGGCTACCGGCAAGGTCGACATCGTGAACTCGCGCACCGGCCAGGTGCTGCCGATGTACACCGATGCGCTGGACGACGCGATGGCGCACGGCAAGACGTCCCTGGACATCCGAGCAGCCGCCTCCCGCATGAGCGCACCGTGGCTGATCGTGCATGGCACCGCGGATGCCGTCGTCCCCCTGGCCGAGGCCGAGGCGCTGCACGCGGCAGGTGGGGAGGGGACGGAACTGCTCACGGTCCCCGGCGCCGGCCATACCTTCGGCGCCGTCCACCCCTGGCAGGGTCCCACGCCCGAGTTCACCGGCGTCGCCGATGCCTCCATCCGCTTCTTCGCGAAGCACCTTCTTACGTAG
- a CDS encoding CoA pyrophosphatase yields MTPLQERIAGYLAGRAPRTVEDPGLSRAAVALVVVPDPDAVLLIRRAERAGDPWSGQMGLPGGRSGPKDADLLQTAIRETHEEVGIALSAGQLTGMLDDLAPRSPHLPPLMVRPFVFMLAERPSVIPNIEVADYLWVAWESLVHPDSYRPFGIRLGDTIREFPAYHVTPVPIWGMTERILAPLVALLSAE; encoded by the coding sequence ATGACACCGTTACAGGAGCGGATCGCCGGATACCTTGCTGGGCGGGCGCCGAGGACGGTGGAAGACCCTGGGTTGTCGCGGGCGGCGGTGGCACTGGTGGTGGTGCCCGATCCCGACGCGGTGCTCCTGATCCGTCGGGCCGAGCGCGCCGGGGATCCCTGGTCCGGGCAGATGGGGCTTCCCGGCGGACGGAGCGGACCGAAGGATGCGGATCTGCTCCAGACCGCCATCCGCGAGACCCACGAAGAGGTCGGCATTGCGCTGTCGGCCGGCCAATTGACCGGCATGCTCGACGACCTGGCGCCCCGGTCGCCCCACCTCCCGCCGTTGATGGTCCGGCCCTTTGTATTCATGCTCGCGGAGAGGCCCTCCGTCATACCCAACATCGAGGTCGCCGACTACCTCTGGGTTGCATGGGAGTCGCTCGTGCATCCCGATTCCTATCGACCGTTCGGCATCCGCCTCGGCGATACCATTCGCGAGTTCCCTGCCTATCACGTCACTCCGGTCCCCATCTGGGGCATGACCGAGCGCATCCTCGCCCCGCTGGTCGCCCTGTTGTCCGCTGAGTAA
- a CDS encoding metal-dependent transcriptional regulator codes for MAPSSSPTLTRSVEDYLKAIYHLSLGGTPAGTTEIAHLLELAPASVTGMVKRLSEQGLLEHVPYKGVELTAVGRRAALQMVRRHRILESYLVAFLDYTWDAVHEEAEHLEHAVSDRLIERMATALGNPSVDPHGDPIPAPDGSMVELVYTPLSEVPVGEAVELRRVETGQADRLRYFAEHGLVPGAAVVVVSRQPFGGPMTVRAGTHEQLLGAELAGILLCSRGEAQ; via the coding sequence ATGGCCCCCAGTTCGTCACCCACCCTGACTCGCTCTGTCGAGGACTATCTCAAGGCCATCTACCACCTGTCGCTGGGTGGAACGCCTGCCGGCACCACCGAGATTGCCCATCTGCTTGAGCTGGCCCCGGCCTCCGTGACTGGCATGGTCAAGCGGCTCTCGGAACAGGGGCTGCTTGAGCACGTGCCATACAAGGGAGTCGAACTGACGGCGGTGGGCAGGCGCGCGGCGCTCCAGATGGTGCGGCGGCATCGAATCCTGGAGTCGTACCTCGTGGCGTTCCTCGACTACACCTGGGATGCCGTGCACGAGGAAGCGGAGCATCTGGAGCACGCCGTCTCCGACCGCCTGATCGAGCGGATGGCCACCGCGCTGGGAAACCCGAGCGTCGATCCGCACGGCGATCCCATCCCGGCCCCGGACGGGTCGATGGTCGAACTCGTGTACACGCCGCTGTCGGAAGTGCCGGTCGGGGAAGCGGTGGAGTTGCGGCGGGTCGAGACGGGTCAGGCGGATCGCCTGCGGTACTTCGCCGAGCACGGATTGGTACCCGGAGCAGCAGTAGTGGTCGTCAGCCGTCAGCCCTTCGGCGGGCCGATGACCGTCCGCGCCGGAACCCATGAGCAGCTGCTCGGGGCCGAACTCGCCGGCATCCTGCTCTGCTCCCGCGGAGAGGCCCAATGA
- a CDS encoding glycosyltransferase family 2 protein, which yields MVESPGFWAVLPWAAPFLAFIRLARHRPNLADAPLAGGRLVSVIVPARNEEGNLPILLDSLLQTSYSPVEILLVNDRSTDGTAAVARQYVERDSRVRLVEGEELPTGWFGKPWACVQGYRAARGDLLLFTDADTRHAPELLGRAVGALESERRDLVTVIGQMVCGSFWERVIMPIISALLAIRFHPTVVNQARRASEVIANGQFILVTRESYEAVGTHAAVKHEVAEDLAMAQLYFRAGRPQLFTFGLTLLGTRMYTSLAGLIEGWSKNVYVGGRRSFPDEPVRRALIPFMFSLGALFWLLPPAVLLLALLGVTPGWLEPAAWATGLSALFWVLFDTGFRINPLYGLTYPLGVVMTGWIFARSTRRGERRIEWRGRTYSAE from the coding sequence GTGGTCGAATCGCCTGGCTTCTGGGCCGTCCTTCCCTGGGCGGCTCCCTTTCTTGCCTTCATCCGTCTCGCCCGCCACCGGCCCAATCTGGCCGACGCGCCGCTCGCCGGCGGCCGGCTGGTGTCGGTCATCGTGCCGGCGCGCAATGAAGAGGGCAATCTTCCCATCCTGCTGGACTCACTCCTGCAGACCTCCTATTCCCCCGTGGAGATTCTCCTCGTCAACGATCGTTCGACGGACGGCACCGCCGCCGTCGCCCGGCAGTACGTCGAACGGGATTCGCGGGTGCGGTTGGTCGAGGGGGAGGAACTCCCGACTGGATGGTTCGGGAAGCCATGGGCGTGCGTGCAGGGCTACCGCGCGGCTCGGGGCGATCTGCTCCTGTTCACGGACGCCGACACCCGGCACGCGCCGGAGCTGCTCGGCCGCGCGGTCGGGGCCCTCGAGTCGGAGCGGCGAGACCTGGTGACGGTGATCGGCCAGATGGTCTGCGGCTCGTTCTGGGAACGGGTCATCATGCCGATCATCAGCGCCCTGCTCGCCATCCGGTTTCATCCGACAGTCGTCAACCAGGCGCGGCGGGCGAGCGAAGTGATCGCCAACGGCCAGTTCATCCTGGTGACACGGGAGAGCTACGAGGCGGTGGGGACACACGCGGCGGTGAAGCATGAGGTGGCCGAAGACCTGGCGATGGCGCAGCTCTACTTCCGCGCCGGCCGGCCGCAGCTCTTCACCTTTGGCCTGACGCTGCTCGGCACGCGGATGTATACGAGCCTGGCGGGCCTGATCGAGGGATGGTCCAAGAACGTGTATGTGGGAGGCAGACGCTCGTTTCCTGACGAACCGGTGCGGCGCGCCCTCATCCCGTTCATGTTCAGCCTGGGTGCGCTCTTCTGGCTGCTGCCGCCGGCGGTGCTGCTGCTGGCCCTGCTGGGGGTGACGCCGGGGTGGCTGGAACCGGCGGCCTGGGCCACCGGGCTGAGTGCGCTCTTCTGGGTGCTCTTCGACACCGGGTTCAGGATCAACCCGCTCTACGGCCTGACCTACCCCTTGGGCGTCGTCATGACTGGCTGGATCTTCGCCCGCTCGACCCGGCGTGGCGAACGCCGGATTGAGTGGCGAGGCCGCACCTACTCCGCGGAGTAG
- a CDS encoding Rid family hydrolase, whose translation MSLAMRALPLAVLAASFLGCEAPPPPTSPPVAAVPQFYLAGDSVLRGMPFSEAVQVGNLLIVSGQIGNVPGKLELVPGGIGPESRQVLENIRGILERHGASLKDVVKCTIFLADIGEWGAFNAVYREVFSPPYPARSALGSSGLVLGARTEVECMAVVP comes from the coding sequence ATGAGTCTTGCGATGCGCGCCCTGCCCCTCGCCGTGCTTGCCGCTTCCTTCCTCGGCTGCGAGGCGCCCCCTCCACCCACCTCGCCGCCGGTTGCCGCGGTTCCGCAGTTCTACCTGGCGGGCGATTCCGTCCTCCGGGGCATGCCGTTCTCCGAGGCGGTGCAGGTGGGCAACCTGCTGATCGTGTCAGGGCAGATCGGCAATGTGCCAGGCAAGCTGGAGCTGGTACCCGGGGGGATTGGACCGGAGTCACGGCAGGTGCTGGAGAACATCCGCGGCATCCTCGAGCGGCACGGTGCGTCGCTCAAGGACGTGGTGAAATGCACCATCTTCCTCGCCGATATCGGCGAGTGGGGTGCCTTCAATGCCGTCTATCGGGAGGTGTTCTCGCCGCCGTATCCGGCGCGGAGCGCGCTGGGGAGCAGCGGGCTGGTGCTCGGGGCGCGGACGGAGGTGGAGTGCATGGCGGTGGTGCCCTAG